The following are encoded in a window of Brettanomyces bruxellensis chromosome 9, complete sequence genomic DNA:
- a CDS encoding uncharacterized protein (BUSCO:EOG09265FI4) yields the protein MSASSNAAKHRTLMAAIGDEDTVTGILLAGIGQVTSEPGKERNFYVASENTKMEELERKFDEFINRDDVAILLINQFLADKIRVLIDTYTKPFPAILEIPSKDHPYDPEKDSILRRLRRLMGE from the coding sequence ATGTCAGCTTCATCCAATGCTGCCAAACATAGAACATTGATGGCTGCCATCGGTGATGAAGATACCGTCACAGGTATTTTGCTTGCAGGTATTGGCCAGGTTACAAGTGAGCCAGGTAAGGAGAGAAACTTTTATGTTGCTTCGGAGAATACAAAAATGGAGGAATTAGAGCGAAAGTTTGATGAATTCATAAACAGGGATGATGTTGCAATTCTTCTTATAAATCAGTTTTTGGCGGATAAAATAAGGGTTCTCATAGACACATACACCAAACCATTTCCAGCTATTCTCGAGATTCCTTCAAAGGATCATCCATATGATCCGGAAAAGGATTCCATATTAAGAAGGTTGAGGAGACTAATGGGAGAATGA
- a CDS encoding uncharacterized protein (BUSCO:EOG092612CC) — MVEVSLTVGKLDASLALLLTKDHHIIEFPTILLPDGISTGSIVKIACERDFEGEEKESKQFDALQKTIYETFGKHEPKEPALKVVNVTQTSCVLEWDPLDLGTSELKALTLYKNGAKLGQIRNATTKKNIKLSGLSIDTNYKFQLRMDTTAGIYRSNLLEITTHKMTDLSGITICLGDIDFTKNSGFTLQDIEDAVSKIGARPISKTVRIDTTHFVCTNPTGVECEKAKSINIPVVRPEWIKACELERRIIGVNKFYLNSENPIWKEKDFWKKQTSEALLESSSQIGDVSNMAEHGKQMDTQENQEEPSTKKDIDAEKEKLPKSGQIKPIGTKNSGDVDLQETHNAEPNGSDTFVADKKVADDKESDASAAIPNSEENTTEDESKKHEIGGKKSKILQEQDDKQKVCEETDHEADHEAGSKLAAPDEPQNEADLPNKLKEKSKVQTNVHESDITSSHTLKSLDNKENVDSNEANINETGTSLSGGLDGIIKESPVVDEKENEPISENKQSEGATEPMKTEKEPSEIAKLTEEGSDLGLKKEDTAVENLDGVLEEPKMESVDDNTDADKSPEASTDEKKNGQVTKTDQVKKQTKKKKKNKNKRGRNNGKR; from the coding sequence ATGGTTGAGGTTTCACTTACTGTCGGTAAACTGGATGCTTCGTTGGCTCTTTTGCTGACGAAGGACCATCATATCATCGAATTTCCTACCATTCTTCTACCTGATGGAATCAGCACTGGATCAATTGTTAAGATTGCTTGTGAGAGAGATTTCGAAGGTGAGGAAAAGGAGAGCAAACAATTTGATGCTTTACAGAAAACAATTTATGAAACATTTGGTAAGCATGAACCAAAGGAGCCAGCTTTAAAAGTAGTGAACGTTACACAAACTTCGTGTGTTCTAGAATGGGACCCACTGGATTTAGGCACTTCCGAACTAAAAGCTCTCACTCTTTATAAGAATGGAGCAAAGCTTGGACAGATAAGGAATGCAACcacaaagaagaatattaaattaagtGGCCTTTCAATTGACACCAATTACAAATTTCAACTACGTATGGATACGACAGCCGGCATCTACCGTTCGAATCTCTTGGAAATAACTACCCATAAGATGACGGATCTTAGTGGAATAACCATTTGTCTGGGTGATATTGATTTCACCAAAAATTCTGGATTTACTTTGCAAGATATTGAAGATGCAGTTTCAAAAATTGGAGCAAGACCTATCAGCAAAACAGTTAGAATAGATACAACACACTTTGTATGCACTAACCCAACGGGTGTTGAGTGTGAAAAGGCAAAGAGTATTAATATTCCTGTGGTGAGACCAGAATGGATAAAGGCTTGTGAGTTAGAGAGAAGGATTATTGGCGTTAACAAGTTTTACTTAAATTCGGAGAATCcaatttggaaagaaaaggacTTTTGGAAGAAGCAGACGTCTGAGGCTCTTCTCGAAAGTTCTTCACAAATTGGAGATGTCTCAAACATGGCGGAGCATGGAAAACAAATGGATACGCAAGAAAATCAGGAGGAACCTTCTACGAAGAAGGACATTGATGctgaaaaggagaaattgCCAAAATCCGGACAGATTAAGCCTATAGGTACAAAGAATTCCGGAGACGTGGATTTACAGGAAACCCACAATGCTGAACCAAATGGATCCGACACTTTTGTCGCAGATAAAAAGGTTGCTGATGATAAGGAATCAGATGCTTCAGCTGCCATTCCAAATTCCGAGGAAAATACAACTGAGGATGAGTCGAAGAAGCATGAAATTGGTGgcaagaaatcaaagattTTGCAAGAGCAAGATGACAAACAGAAAGTTTGCGAAGAAACCGATCATGAAGCTGATCATGAAGCCGGATCCAAGCTGGCAGCTCCCGATGAACCTCAGAATGAGGCAGATCTCCCtaataaattgaaagaaaaatctaAAGTACAAACCAATGTGCACGAATCAGATATCACATCGTCACATACTCTGAAGAGTTTGGAtaataaggaaaatgtTGATTCTAATGAGGCAAATATAAATGAAACAGGTACTTCGTTATCTGGGGGTTTAGATGGTATTATTAAAGAGAGTCCagttgttgatgaaaaggaaaatgaaccAATTAgtgaaaataaacaatCAGAAGGAGCTACAGAGCCAATGAAGACTGAGAAAGAGCCCTCAGAAATAGCGAAACTGACCGAAGAAGGTAGTGATCTCGGcttaaagaaagaggataCTGCGGTTGAAAACTTGGATGGCGTGTTGGAGGAGCCAAAAATGGAGAGTGTTGATGATAATACCGATGCTGATAAAAGTCCAGAAGCATCGacagatgaaaagaaaaatggtCAAGTCACTAAAACTGACCAGGTGAAAAAACAaacgaagaagaagaagaaaaacaaaaataagcGCGGAAGAAATAACGGGAAAAGGTAA